Proteins encoded in a region of the Synergistota bacterium genome:
- the argH gene encoding argininosuccinate lyase, with product MLRGRFNREPCNLLLDYTVDLDIEKKLALYDLKTNIAYAKALNRAGVLSEEELKAILNGLKEIEGELLNGSFPWRKELEDVHMNIEKRLAEKVGDIGYKIHTGRSRNEQVLTDLKLLLKDELKIISCALLHLLDTLLDISKRYIGVIMPGFTHFQPAQPVLFSHWLMSYFWGFAKDAKKLPLFYEEIDSLPLGSGALAGTAFPLDRELLAEELGFSKISENSLYEVSFRDFLLDLLYLFSSLMMRFSKLSEELIIFSNPAFSFIELSDAFTTGSSMMPQKKNPDIAELARGRSARVLGALTSMFTLLKALPSGYNRDLQEDKPIFFEALKVTKLTLQVFPRMLLEMKVKEDRISSSLDEFLLSTDLADYLVLKGLPFRKAHEIIGSIVRYAIDEGKKLSQLTLEEYKRFSELFDEGLYKFLDFSFSVKRRDVPGGTSQESVRRQLESGEIFINELIKVKPFSDI from the coding sequence ATGCTGAGAGGAAGGTTTAACCGAGAGCCGTGTAACTTACTTTTAGACTATACCGTTGATTTAGATATAGAGAAAAAGCTTGCTCTTTATGACCTTAAAACTAATATTGCCTATGCTAAGGCCCTTAATAGGGCTGGAGTATTATCTGAAGAGGAGTTAAAAGCTATCCTTAACGGCCTTAAGGAGATAGAGGGGGAGCTCCTTAACGGGAGCTTCCCTTGGAGAAAAGAGCTTGAAGATGTTCATATGAATATCGAGAAAAGGCTTGCTGAAAAGGTTGGCGACATCGGATACAAGATACACACTGGAAGAAGCAGAAATGAGCAAGTTTTGACAGACTTAAAGCTTTTACTTAAGGATGAGCTTAAGATCATATCTTGCGCCTTGCTTCATCTTTTAGATACCCTTTTAGATATCTCTAAAAGGTATATAGGGGTAATTATGCCGGGTTTCACTCACTTTCAACCTGCCCAGCCGGTCCTTTTTTCTCATTGGCTTATGTCTTATTTTTGGGGTTTTGCTAAGGATGCTAAAAAGCTCCCCCTATTTTATGAGGAGATAGATTCTCTTCCTCTTGGCTCTGGAGCCTTAGCGGGGACTGCTTTTCCATTGGATAGAGAGCTTTTGGCTGAGGAGCTTGGCTTTTCTAAAATTTCGGAGAATAGCTTATATGAAGTAAGCTTCCGAGATTTTCTCTTAGATCTTCTTTATCTTTTCTCTTCCTTGATGATGAGATTCAGCAAGCTCTCAGAGGAGCTCATAATATTCTCTAATCCGGCTTTTTCCTTTATAGAGCTTTCCGATGCCTTTACCACAGGAAGTAGTATGATGCCTCAGAAGAAGAATCCGGATATAGCTGAGCTTGCTCGTGGAAGAAGCGCTAGAGTTTTAGGTGCTTTAACCTCTATGTTTACTCTGCTTAAAGCTCTTCCCTCTGGTTACAACAGAGATCTTCAAGAGGATAAGCCCATATTCTTTGAGGCCCTTAAGGTTACTAAGCTTACTCTTCAGGTTTTTCCAAGGATGCTTCTTGAGATGAAAGTTAAGGAGGATAGAATTTCAAGCTCTCTTGATGAGTTTCTTCTTTCTACGGACTTGGCTGATTATCTAGTTTTAAAGGGGCTTCCCTTTAGAAAGGCTCATGAAATAATAGGTTCCATCGTTAGATATGCCATAGATGAGGGTAAGAAGCTCTCTCAATTGACCTTGGAGGAGTATAAGCGGTTTTCGGAGCTTTTCGACGAGGGGCTCTATAAGTTTTTAGATTTCAGTTTCAGCGTTAAAAGAAGAGATGTCCCGGGAGGGACCTCTCAAGAAAGCGTAAGAAGGCAGTTGGAAAGCGGAGAAATTTTTATAAATGAGCTAATTAAAGTTAAGCCCTTTTCCGATATATAA
- a CDS encoding argininosuccinate synthase, which yields MVILKVVLAYSGGLDTSVAIRWIQEEYNAEVIALTVDVGQGGDFELIRQRALKAGASKAYVVDAKEEFARDFVLPTLKANGLYEGKYPLLSSLSRPLITKHLIEVAEREKAEAVAHGCTGKGNDQVRFEVSAMYLKPSIKVVAPVREWNFKSREEEIEYAEEHGIPVPVTKKKPYSIDENLWGRSIECGVLEDPWVEPPEDAFEITVPVDKAPDEPEYIEITFERGAPVAINGKRYEKLSELIMDLNKIAGRHGVGRIDMIEDRLVGIKSREVYETPAAKVLIEAHKDLEMLTLPREVMEFKPIVDKRYAELVYYGLWYSPLRKAFDAFIDSLQERVSGTVRVKLWKGNCVVVGRKSEYAMYRYELATYDKADKFDHKAAKGFIELWGLPLKVYSMVEKYAERKV from the coding sequence GTGGTAATTTTGAAGGTTGTTTTAGCATATTCAGGGGGTCTTGACACATCAGTTGCGATTAGGTGGATTCAGGAGGAATATAATGCTGAGGTTATAGCCCTAACCGTTGACGTAGGACAAGGGGGAGATTTTGAGCTTATAAGGCAGAGGGCCCTAAAGGCTGGGGCATCTAAAGCTTACGTGGTTGATGCTAAAGAGGAGTTCGCTCGCGATTTTGTTCTCCCAACGCTTAAGGCTAACGGATTATATGAGGGTAAGTATCCTCTACTTTCCTCCCTATCGAGGCCGCTTATAACCAAGCACCTGATAGAAGTTGCTGAAAGGGAGAAAGCTGAGGCAGTGGCTCACGGTTGCACAGGGAAAGGTAACGATCAGGTTAGGTTTGAGGTAAGCGCTATGTATCTGAAGCCATCTATTAAGGTTGTAGCTCCTGTGAGAGAGTGGAACTTTAAGTCACGTGAGGAGGAAATAGAGTATGCTGAAGAGCACGGAATTCCGGTCCCAGTTACAAAGAAGAAGCCTTACAGTATAGATGAGAACCTTTGGGGTAGAAGCATAGAGTGTGGTGTTCTTGAGGATCCTTGGGTAGAGCCTCCTGAGGATGCCTTTGAGATTACGGTTCCAGTGGACAAAGCTCCCGATGAGCCGGAATATATAGAGATAACCTTTGAGAGAGGGGCACCGGTTGCCATTAACGGTAAGAGGTATGAGAAGTTGTCTGAGTTGATAATGGATTTGAACAAAATTGCTGGAAGGCATGGGGTTGGTAGAATAGATATGATAGAGGATAGACTTGTGGGTATAAAGTCTCGTGAGGTTTACGAGACTCCCGCCGCTAAGGTTTTGATCGAGGCTCATAAGGATCTTGAGATGCTTACGCTTCCGAGGGAGGTAATGGAGTTTAAACCTATAGTAGATAAAAGATATGCGGAGCTTGTCTATTACGGTTTGTGGTATTCTCCCTTGAGGAAGGCCTTCGATGCTTTCATTGATAGCCTTCAGGAAAGGGTTTCAGGAACCGTAAGGGTTAAGTTATGGAAAGGTAACTGTGTAGTTGTCGGAAGGAAGTCTGAATATGCTATGTATAGGTATGAGCTTGCAACCTATGATAAGGCTGACAAGTTTGATCACAAGGCGGCCAAAGGGTTCATAGAGCTTTGGGGTTTGCCGCTTAAGGTTTACTCGATGGTGGAGAAATATGCTGAGAGGAAGGTTTAA
- a CDS encoding prepilin-type N-terminal cleavage/methylation domain-containing protein — MKRRAFTLVELLVVIVIVGILLAILYPSFHKAILKAKVSRVLADIYAIKSAALVYYADTGRFPPDDDPYRNIGLIYHGIDFLENRAGVTGWNGPYLDKWPKNPFCVRVPTTYESGYQWEGIWVPPGCPDVTTHGFDFGNGNEPCIEIGILDLNLEDRMRVHLMIDKAIDDGNHTAGNYRVRVEPGNEWYWGYYRVSINPR; from the coding sequence ATGAAGCGCAGAGCTTTTACTCTTGTTGAGCTTTTAGTGGTTATAGTGATAGTTGGGATACTTTTGGCTATACTTTATCCAAGTTTTCATAAGGCTATTTTAAAGGCTAAGGTTTCTCGCGTCTTAGCGGACATATATGCCATAAAGTCTGCTGCTTTAGTTTATTATGCAGATACGGGTAGGTTTCCACCTGATGACGATCCTTATAGAAATATAGGCTTAATTTATCACGGAATAGACTTTCTAGAGAACCGGGCTGGAGTTACGGGATGGAATGGACCTTATCTCGATAAATGGCCTAAGAATCCATTCTGTGTGAGGGTACCTACAACGTATGAATCTGGCTATCAATGGGAGGGTATTTGGGTTCCCCCTGGCTGCCCTGATGTTACTACGCATGGTTTTGACTTCGGTAATGGGAACGAACCTTGCATAGAGATAGGAATACTTGACTTGAACCTTGAGGATAGGATGCGAGTCCATCTTATGATTGATAAGGCTATAGATGATGGCAATCATACCGCTGGTAATTATAGAGTTAGAGTTGAGCCTGGTAATGAGTGGTACTGGGGCTATTATAGGGTTTCGATCAATCCAAGGTAA
- a CDS encoding 3-isopropylmalate dehydratase small subunit, with translation MSLIEGVAFVFGDNIDTDQIYPGRYLDISDHIEIAKHAMEGVDPNFAKKVSLSSEGKPILIAGRNFGCGSSREHAVIALKGIGVQAVVARSFARIFYRNSLNQGLLLIEVPDLDVGKVKEGMKVRISLKDGILEVGEISLKFKPFEERLLKIFLEGGVISYIKKYGSFDF, from the coding sequence TTGAGCTTAATAGAAGGTGTAGCCTTCGTTTTTGGGGATAATATAGACACCGATCAGATCTACCCTGGCAGATATCTTGATATATCTGATCACATTGAGATTGCTAAGCATGCTATGGAAGGTGTGGATCCGAACTTCGCTAAAAAGGTTTCCTTGTCTTCTGAAGGTAAGCCCATATTGATAGCAGGTAGAAACTTCGGTTGTGGCTCCTCAAGGGAGCATGCTGTAATAGCGTTAAAGGGTATAGGCGTTCAGGCTGTGGTTGCAAGGTCCTTTGCCAGGATATTTTACAGGAACTCCCTGAATCAAGGATTGCTTTTAATTGAAGTACCTGATCTTGACGTTGGGAAGGTTAAGGAGGGTATGAAGGTAAGGATAAGCTTAAAGGACGGTATCTTGGAAGTAGGGGAAATTAGCCTTAAGTTTAAGCCCTTTGAGGAGAGATTGCTTAAGATCTTCTTAGAGGGAGGGGTAATATCTTACATTAAAAAATACGGAAGCTTTGATTTTTAA
- a CDS encoding 3-isopropylmalate dehydratase large subunit has protein sequence MHAIEKILAVASGKREVSPGEIVFARIDVAEVNDLYLQVIKSFIEIGGDRVYDPDRIVFVFDHYSPAPTINSAENHKKMREFCRKSGIKNLFDVGEGICHQVLIEGGFVGPGKVIVETDSHTTTLGALGAFATGVGSTDLALVMKTGKLWFKVPQVMRIKISGKPVPGIMAKDVILYILGKLKQDIAIYKAIEFCGEFVEGLCMDERLVLCNMAVEMGAKTAYIQPDSETYNYLKGMGISSDGFIEYKTDPDYEYASYYEFDVSSLIPQVSLPGSVDNVVDVSSCEGVEIDQIFVGTCTGGRLNDIRVLSEVLDGNKVKDGVRLIVIPASKRIFMEALKRGYVEKLLNAGAIFATPGCGPCLGAHAGVLASGERCLSTSSRNFPGRMGSVEAKIYLCSPMVAAFSALYGRITNPLRFL, from the coding sequence ATGCACGCGATAGAAAAGATATTAGCGGTTGCTTCTGGAAAGAGGGAGGTTTCCCCAGGAGAGATAGTTTTCGCGAGGATAGATGTCGCTGAGGTTAATGATCTTTATCTTCAGGTGATTAAATCCTTTATTGAGATAGGCGGAGACAGGGTGTACGATCCTGACAGAATCGTATTCGTGTTTGATCACTATAGCCCAGCTCCCACTATTAACTCCGCTGAAAATCATAAGAAGATGAGGGAATTCTGTAGGAAAAGCGGGATTAAAAATCTCTTTGATGTTGGGGAAGGTATCTGTCACCAGGTCTTAATTGAGGGAGGCTTTGTGGGGCCTGGTAAGGTCATAGTTGAAACCGACTCGCATACGACGACCTTGGGTGCCTTGGGAGCCTTTGCTACGGGGGTTGGCTCTACCGATCTTGCCTTGGTTATGAAAACTGGAAAGCTATGGTTTAAGGTTCCACAGGTGATGAGGATAAAAATAAGTGGTAAGCCGGTTCCTGGCATAATGGCTAAGGATGTAATACTTTACATATTAGGTAAGTTAAAGCAAGACATAGCGATATATAAGGCGATAGAGTTCTGTGGCGAGTTTGTGGAAGGTCTATGCATGGATGAAAGGCTTGTTTTGTGTAACATGGCTGTTGAGATGGGAGCAAAGACCGCTTATATTCAGCCTGACTCTGAAACCTACAATTACTTGAAAGGTATGGGGATCTCCTCCGATGGCTTTATAGAGTATAAGACCGATCCAGATTATGAATATGCTTCTTATTATGAGTTTGATGTTAGCTCGTTAATTCCTCAGGTTTCTCTGCCTGGGAGCGTCGATAATGTAGTAGACGTTTCCTCTTGTGAAGGTGTGGAAATAGATCAGATTTTCGTGGGAACGTGCACAGGTGGAAGGCTGAATGACATAAGGGTTTTATCGGAAGTTTTGGATGGTAATAAGGTAAAGGATGGTGTAAGGCTGATAGTTATCCCTGCCTCTAAGAGGATCTTCATGGAGGCTTTAAAAAGAGGATATGTGGAAAAGCTTCTTAATGCTGGTGCTATATTTGCCACGCCCGGTTGCGGCCCTTGCTTGGGTGCTCATGCGGGCGTTTTAGCTTCTGGAGAGAGATGCCTTTCTACATCAAGTCGAAATTTCCCTGGAAGGATGGGAAGCGTTGAAGCTAAGATATACCTTTGCTCTCCTATGGTTGCAGCCTTCTCTGCCCTATATGGTAGGATAACGAACCCCTTAAGGTTTCTATAA
- a CDS encoding type II secretion system protein GspG: MRLRWRYAFTVVELLVVIAIIGVIVALILPNAFKSIEKARISRLLAEVKAIKTAGYLYYADTGDWPKWGEEFYDPGVNDDYGFKYFMEPDNSGRWNGPYLEKLPTYTPWGGRYRYWKSRITGIVYDMARNPIPVNNTKCAVVTIGGFKSAELRDTVDQHIRESIGYSYVGEEGGTYYISVIIWMER; the protein is encoded by the coding sequence ATGAGGTTGAGATGGCGGTACGCCTTTACCGTGGTTGAGCTTTTAGTGGTTATAGCTATAATTGGTGTTATAGTTGCCTTAATTTTGCCTAACGCTTTTAAGTCTATAGAGAAAGCTCGAATATCTCGTCTTTTGGCAGAGGTTAAAGCTATAAAAACAGCTGGCTATCTTTACTATGCTGATACTGGTGACTGGCCCAAGTGGGGTGAAGAGTTTTACGATCCAGGGGTTAATGATGATTACGGTTTTAAGTACTTCATGGAGCCGGATAATAGCGGTAGATGGAATGGTCCTTATCTTGAAAAGCTTCCCACCTACACCCCATGGGGAGGTAGATATCGCTATTGGAAAAGTAGAATTACCGGGATCGTTTATGATATGGCACGGAACCCGATTCCCGTTAACAATACTAAGTGTGCTGTGGTAACTATTGGGGGGTTTAAGAGCGCTGAGCTTCGTGATACTGTGGATCAGCATATAAGGGAAAGCATCGGTTACTCCTATGTTGGTGAGGAGGGCGGAACTTACTACATATCTGTGATAATCTGGATGGAGAGGTGA
- the lysA gene encoding diaminopimelate decarboxylase, with protein sequence MVFSSRDGILYIEDVSALELVKELGTPLYVTSKLQLEENLKAYKEAFPDALVFYSVKANDNLAIMKIIQKQGFGAEVFSSGEIYLALLAGFDSSKIFFNGNSKSPEEIRLAISAGVTFSVDSIEELENISEIAKEEGKVPEIACRINPGVDPKTHPKVATGLRESKFGIPIEQAKEAYKKALELGLKPVGIHFHVGSQILDLSVYEAALTGIFDLPTKLEEMGIELKFINIGGGLGIDYNGSGAPTPKELASRVIPIFREICSKLKKSRPKLHLEPGRSIVGNTTILLTRVNLVKNAFKKFVAVDAGFNLLIRPTLYGSYHRVAVANKMDKPEEEVYTIVGPICESGDILAQDRKLPKVEKGDIITLFDTGAYGFAMSSQYNGRPRCPEVLVSGNKWEIIRERESTSDLLLRQRIPEWLF encoded by the coding sequence ATGGTATTTTCAAGCAGAGACGGGATCTTATATATTGAGGATGTTTCCGCATTAGAGCTCGTAAAGGAGCTGGGAACTCCACTTTATGTAACATCTAAGCTTCAGCTTGAGGAGAACTTAAAGGCTTACAAGGAAGCATTTCCTGATGCTTTAGTTTTCTACTCGGTGAAGGCAAACGACAATCTAGCTATAATGAAGATCATACAGAAGCAAGGCTTTGGAGCTGAGGTCTTCAGTAGCGGAGAGATATACTTAGCGCTTTTAGCAGGATTTGATAGCTCAAAGATCTTCTTTAACGGAAACTCAAAAAGTCCCGAAGAGATAAGGTTAGCTATATCCGCAGGAGTAACCTTTAGCGTAGATAGCATCGAAGAGCTTGAAAACATCTCTGAGATAGCTAAAGAGGAAGGTAAGGTTCCAGAAATAGCTTGTAGAATAAACCCAGGGGTTGACCCGAAGACTCACCCAAAGGTAGCAACCGGTTTAAGGGAGTCCAAGTTCGGTATACCCATCGAACAAGCTAAAGAGGCTTATAAGAAGGCATTAGAGTTAGGCTTAAAGCCCGTGGGAATTCACTTCCACGTGGGAAGTCAGATACTCGATCTTTCAGTTTACGAGGCAGCGCTTACTGGAATTTTTGACCTTCCGACAAAGCTTGAAGAGATGGGTATAGAGCTCAAGTTTATAAATATAGGTGGAGGACTTGGAATAGACTATAACGGTAGCGGTGCTCCAACCCCTAAGGAGTTGGCCTCCAGGGTTATACCGATATTTAGGGAGATATGCTCAAAGTTAAAGAAATCAAGGCCAAAACTACATCTTGAGCCAGGAAGAAGCATAGTGGGCAATACCACTATACTACTAACGAGAGTTAATCTAGTTAAAAACGCCTTTAAGAAGTTCGTCGCAGTAGATGCAGGGTTTAACCTTCTTATACGCCCAACCCTTTACGGATCATATCACAGGGTAGCAGTTGCTAATAAGATGGATAAACCCGAGGAAGAGGTCTATACGATAGTGGGACCCATCTGTGAAAGTGGGGATATTTTAGCTCAGGATCGAAAGCTTCCCAAGGTCGAAAAAGGAGATATTATAACCCTCTTTGACACAGGGGCCTATGGATTCGCCATGAGTAGTCAGTATAATGGTCGCCCTAGGTGCCCTGAAGTATTAGTAAGCGGTAACAAGTGGGAAATCATAAGGGAAAGGGAAAGCACCTCAGATCTATTACTCAGACAGAGAATCCCAGAGTGGCTCTTTTAA
- a CDS encoding alcohol dehydrogenase catalytic domain-containing protein, with product MRALVYEGPNDVKVEDIPIPKLKEGEALIRVAYAGICGSDLMISAGKHPRARPPLVLGHEFCGEVVDVYDDEDRHWIGKRVAVEPLISCGKCRPCLEGNYHVCERLGFYGIDAPGGMAEYVAVSTNRLYDVGELSFEDAAIVEPLAVAIHAVRRSNFKIGESSVILGGGAIGNLLAQVLISSGASEVIISEVSSYRRDYLKKLPVRVVSPEDGILKENMADVVFEAAGVPETVEQALNIARVRGSIVQLGLPKAPVPSNLVKLAFKEITWIGCRVYNKWDYLASINLLRQGKINKEALITHVLPLEEGAGGIKMLKDGIGIKILLKP from the coding sequence ATGAGGGCCTTAGTTTACGAGGGGCCTAATGATGTTAAGGTTGAGGATATTCCGATTCCCAAGCTTAAAGAGGGCGAGGCCTTAATAAGGGTGGCTTATGCTGGCATATGCGGTAGCGATCTTATGATTTCCGCAGGTAAGCATCCAAGGGCTCGTCCACCGCTTGTTTTGGGACACGAGTTTTGTGGCGAAGTTGTTGACGTTTATGATGATGAAGATAGGCATTGGATCGGTAAAAGGGTTGCTGTTGAGCCCTTGATAAGCTGTGGGAAGTGTAGACCCTGTCTGGAGGGGAACTACCATGTTTGTGAGAGGCTCGGCTTTTACGGTATAGATGCTCCTGGGGGAATGGCTGAGTATGTTGCTGTTTCTACAAATAGGCTTTATGATGTGGGGGAACTATCTTTTGAGGATGCTGCTATAGTTGAGCCCTTAGCTGTAGCCATTCATGCAGTTAGACGCTCTAACTTTAAGATAGGCGAAAGCTCCGTTATACTCGGAGGAGGTGCCATAGGAAACCTCTTAGCGCAAGTTCTAATCTCTTCTGGTGCTTCTGAAGTTATAATATCAGAGGTTAGCTCCTATCGAAGGGATTACCTTAAGAAACTTCCCGTTAGGGTGGTAAGTCCTGAGGATGGCATCCTTAAGGAAAACATGGCTGATGTTGTCTTTGAGGCAGCTGGTGTTCCAGAAACGGTAGAGCAAGCTTTAAACATAGCTCGCGTTAGAGGAAGCATTGTTCAGTTAGGTTTGCCTAAGGCTCCCGTTCCCTCTAATCTGGTAAAATTGGCTTTCAAAGAGATAACCTGGATCGGATGTAGGGTATACAATAAATGGGATTACCTTGCCTCTATAAATCTTCTTCGTCAGGGTAAGATAAACAAGGAAGCTCTGATAACTCATGTGCTTCCCCTCGAGGAGGGAGCTGGTGGAATAAAGATGCTTAAGGATGGCATTGGCATAAAAATTCTCTTAAAGCCCTAG
- a CDS encoding SDR family oxidoreductase: protein MDVLSLFSLKDRTAIVTGAGSGIGQAIALGFAQAGAKVLAVGHSSIEETKEKAKAQGLDIITTTADLSKEEEIRRVVEFALREMGRIDILTYVSGTIRRSPAEKHSLEDWDTVMSLNLRGAFLMSQLVGQDMLTRGYGKIIHIASMLSFMGGLNNVSYTASKSGIAGLVRALANEWAGRGINVNAIAPGWIKTKLTKALQEDPNRYNTILARIPAGRWGDPEDLIGAAIFLASRASDYVNGHILAVDGGYLARG from the coding sequence ATGGATGTTCTTTCTCTTTTCAGTCTTAAGGATCGTACAGCTATCGTTACAGGTGCGGGAAGCGGTATAGGGCAGGCTATCGCTTTAGGTTTCGCTCAGGCAGGGGCTAAGGTTCTTGCCGTGGGCCATAGCAGCATAGAGGAGACCAAGGAGAAGGCTAAGGCCCAGGGGCTTGATATCATTACCACTACGGCGGATCTTAGCAAGGAAGAGGAAATTAGAAGGGTTGTTGAGTTCGCTTTAAGAGAGATGGGAAGGATAGATATACTCACTTATGTTTCTGGAACTATACGGAGGTCTCCGGCGGAAAAGCATTCTCTTGAGGACTGGGATACTGTAATGAGTCTTAATTTAAGAGGCGCCTTCTTGATGAGCCAGCTTGTAGGTCAAGATATGCTTACACGGGGATATGGCAAGATAATACATATAGCTTCCATGCTTTCCTTTATGGGCGGGTTGAACAACGTTTCTTACACCGCATCAAAGTCCGGCATAGCAGGTTTAGTTAGAGCTTTAGCTAATGAGTGGGCAGGACGAGGTATAAACGTTAACGCCATAGCTCCCGGATGGATAAAGACGAAGCTTACCAAAGCCCTTCAGGAAGATCCAAATCGTTACAACACTATACTTGCGAGGATTCCGGCTGGGCGTTGGGGTGATCCTGAGGACCTAATTGGTGCAGCTATATTCCTTGCCTCTCGCGCTTCTGACTATGTTAACGGTCATATACTTGCGGTAGATGGTGGGTATTTAGCAAGGGGGTAG
- a CDS encoding TRAP transporter substrate-binding protein translates to MSKKYLGLLVLGLFAVVLFFGSFNALAAPKVLKLSSVLPEGHPTHQAMVFFANLVKERTKGEIEIRVFPSSQLGEQRDALEGMKVGTLEMAMVAAGPLGQFVPQVDVLNLPYMFRNLDHLHKALDGDAGKKLIGYINQAGYEFLFWMDAGSRNVINNKRPIYKPDDLKGLKIRVMPNKIMVDTLNLMGAIATPMGQGEVYSALQQGVIDGWENNPPTLLTLKLYEVSKYFSWTRHFTVPDVVLMSKKVYDSLTPEQQKIIKEAAVEGMAKQRQLWADFEGKAVEELKAKGIAFNDVPDLTPFAEKVKPVWEGYIGKFGKELIDAIQGVK, encoded by the coding sequence ATGTCAAAGAAGTATCTTGGTTTATTGGTTTTGGGGCTTTTCGCTGTGGTGCTTTTCTTCGGGAGCTTTAATGCTTTAGCTGCTCCAAAAGTTTTGAAGCTTTCATCGGTTCTTCCTGAGGGACATCCTACTCATCAGGCTATGGTTTTCTTTGCTAACTTAGTTAAGGAGAGGACGAAGGGCGAAATAGAGATAAGGGTTTTCCCCAGCAGCCAGCTTGGCGAACAGAGAGATGCCTTAGAGGGTATGAAGGTTGGAACGCTTGAGATGGCCATGGTTGCTGCTGGTCCCTTAGGGCAGTTTGTTCCTCAGGTTGATGTTTTGAACCTGCCTTACATGTTCCGTAATTTAGACCATCTTCATAAGGCCTTGGATGGGGATGCTGGGAAAAAGCTCATAGGTTATATCAATCAGGCGGGTTACGAGTTTCTCTTTTGGATGGATGCCGGATCGAGAAACGTAATAAATAACAAGAGACCTATTTACAAGCCTGACGACCTTAAGGGTTTAAAAATAAGAGTTATGCCCAATAAAATCATGGTAGATACCTTGAATCTTATGGGAGCTATAGCTACTCCTATGGGACAAGGCGAAGTTTATAGCGCCTTACAGCAGGGGGTTATAGATGGATGGGAGAATAATCCTCCTACTCTTTTAACCTTAAAGCTTTATGAGGTTTCTAAGTACTTCTCTTGGACTCGCCACTTTACCGTTCCTGATGTAGTTTTGATGAGCAAGAAGGTTTACGATAGTTTAACGCCCGAGCAGCAGAAGATTATAAAGGAAGCCGCTGTCGAAGGAATGGCTAAGCAGAGACAACTTTGGGCAGACTTTGAGGGCAAGGCTGTTGAGGAGCTTAAGGCTAAAGGTATAGCTTTCAACGATGTTCCAGATCTTACGCCTTTTGCTGAAAAGGTTAAGCCCGTTTGGGAGGGTTATATAGGTAAGTTCGGTAAGGAGCTTATCGATGCGATTCAGGGTGTAAAATAG